One Mesorhizobium sp. L-2-11 genomic region harbors:
- a CDS encoding helix-turn-helix domain-containing protein has translation MDKRDLSTVFRERLKMLLTRSDLNQSAFATAVGIDRSALSQLLSGASTRLPRAETLLNIAAEFKVSLDWLLGLSQDEGVTGEIRESLEIEEAADGFDRTLLAKWHAEAAGTKIRYVPAGIPDLLRTDALIDYEAGIANKSREAQAGETQYRIDYNRRPETDMEVCMPRHTLEIFARGLGIWDRFPEADRHQQLLHMATLLDDLYPTFRLFLYDGRMRYSIPYTIFGPYRAAIYVGDMYLVLNATQPVRTLTSHFDNLIRAADINAHEAASFIQRLAEMRF, from the coding sequence ATGGATAAACGCGACCTGTCGACGGTCTTTCGCGAGCGCCTGAAAATGCTCCTGACACGGTCCGATCTGAACCAGTCCGCTTTCGCGACTGCGGTAGGCATCGACCGCTCGGCGCTTTCGCAGTTGCTGTCCGGCGCCTCGACACGCCTTCCCCGCGCCGAAACGCTGCTCAACATCGCCGCCGAATTCAAAGTGTCGCTCGACTGGCTGCTCGGCCTCAGCCAGGACGAAGGCGTCACCGGTGAAATCCGGGAGAGCCTGGAGATCGAGGAAGCGGCCGACGGCTTCGACCGCACGCTGCTGGCCAAATGGCATGCCGAGGCCGCGGGCACGAAAATCCGCTACGTGCCGGCCGGCATTCCCGATCTTTTGCGCACTGACGCGCTCATCGATTACGAGGCCGGTATCGCCAACAAGAGCCGTGAGGCCCAGGCCGGTGAGACGCAGTACCGCATCGACTACAACCGGCGGCCCGAAACCGACATGGAAGTCTGCATGCCGCGCCACACGCTGGAGATCTTTGCGCGCGGACTGGGCATCTGGGACCGTTTCCCTGAGGCCGACCGCCACCAGCAGCTTCTTCACATGGCGACGCTGCTCGACGACCTTTATCCCACCTTCCGCCTGTTTCTCTATGACGGGCGGATGCGCTACTCGATCCCCTACACCATCTTTGGGCCGTATCGCGCCGCTATCTATGTCGGCGACATGTATCTGGTGCTGAACGCGACGCAGCCGGTCCGCACGCTGACCAGCCATTTCGACAACCTGATCCGCGCCGCCGATATCAATGCGCACGAAGCAGCCAGCTTCATCCAAAGGCTGGCGGAAATGCGATTTTGA
- a CDS encoding fatty acid desaturase, translated as MTSRNNRRHNAPAIEWPTVFLAFFCYATWLAAGLFLWPSYPLLTLVVLALMAALQSSLAHEVLHGHPTRNAQLNEAFVFLPIGLVWPFRRFKTIHLRHHADERLTDPLDDPESYYKALWQHDELPPAMKFLLKINNTMIGRLILGPWLSCIGFFIDDARQVLAGDKVIRKAWLLHAIGLAVVLPVVQFGFGMPLWLYVLVPVWLGQSLISIRTFAEHQWSEHPEGRTVIVERSPLSFLFLNNNLHFVHHKSPTVAWYRLPKLFAERRDEWLRMNNGYAYPNYFALLRAYAFKAKEPIVHPVLRRTPEPGRAFKPRVRARSLNGLGSAPVPAEPPKE; from the coding sequence ATGACAAGCAGGAATAACAGACGGCACAATGCACCGGCCATCGAATGGCCGACCGTGTTCCTGGCGTTTTTTTGTTACGCCACCTGGCTCGCAGCTGGCCTGTTCCTGTGGCCGTCCTATCCGCTGCTGACGCTCGTCGTTCTGGCGTTGATGGCGGCGCTGCAATCCTCGCTGGCGCACGAAGTCCTGCACGGCCATCCGACCCGCAATGCGCAGCTCAACGAAGCTTTCGTCTTCCTGCCGATTGGTCTGGTCTGGCCGTTCCGGCGGTTCAAGACCATTCATCTGCGCCATCATGCCGACGAACGGCTGACCGATCCGCTTGACGATCCTGAAAGCTATTACAAGGCGCTGTGGCAGCATGACGAATTGCCGCCGGCGATGAAGTTCCTGCTGAAGATCAACAACACCATGATCGGCCGGCTCATTCTCGGCCCGTGGCTGTCATGCATCGGCTTCTTCATCGACGATGCCAGGCAGGTGCTCGCCGGCGACAAGGTGATCCGCAAGGCATGGCTGCTGCACGCCATCGGCCTCGCCGTGGTGCTGCCGGTCGTGCAGTTCGGCTTCGGCATGCCGCTATGGCTCTACGTCCTGGTGCCGGTGTGGCTCGGCCAGTCGCTGATCTCGATCCGCACCTTCGCCGAGCATCAATGGTCGGAGCATCCGGAAGGCCGCACGGTGATCGTCGAGCGTTCGCCGCTGTCCTTCCTGTTCCTCAACAACAATCTGCATTTCGTCCATCACAAGAGCCCGACGGTGGCCTGGTACCGGCTGCCGAAGCTGTTTGCCGAGCGCCGTGACGAGTGGCTGCGGATGAACAATGGCTACGCCTATCCGAACTATTTCGCGCTGCTTAGGGCATATGCGTTCAAGGCCAAGGAGCCGATCGTCCACCCGGTGCTGCGGCGCACGCCGGAACCGGGCCGGGCGTTCAAGCCGCGCGTCAGGGCGCGCAGCCTCAATGGGCTTGGCAGCGCGCCGGTGCCGGCCGAGCCGCCAAAAGAATGA
- a CDS encoding phosphate/phosphite/phosphonate ABC transporter substrate-binding protein — MSDFIAGLPMYDWPETRSEVDAQWARLRDAFRQKGIDAPQTIARVNADLRPVEGGIRDATGKLIAPDPATLPPDELDFFGLWLHPALLLAQTCWGPMELGLATHVQLIGQPRYDAFEGGQGELYSSALVMRAGEAPTVGSPSDGSPLIPLDVMRGKHFTFNSLDSMSGIIALTRDLEALGESLDIFSERSESGGHRASIIAIAEGKADVAAIDCQSWAKARRFEPAAEAVTVVGWTRRRKGLPFITARTTPEKIVVALREAVAALA; from the coding sequence ATGAGCGATTTCATTGCTGGCTTGCCGATGTATGACTGGCCTGAAACACGGAGTGAGGTCGATGCCCAATGGGCACGGCTGCGTGATGCCTTCCGGCAAAAAGGCATCGACGCCCCGCAGACCATCGCTCGCGTCAATGCCGATTTGCGGCCTGTCGAGGGCGGCATCCGCGACGCCACGGGAAAGCTCATCGCGCCCGATCCGGCGACGCTGCCGCCGGACGAATTGGATTTTTTCGGCCTCTGGCTGCATCCGGCGCTGCTGCTCGCTCAGACCTGCTGGGGTCCGATGGAACTCGGCCTGGCGACGCATGTTCAACTGATCGGCCAGCCGCGCTACGACGCGTTCGAGGGCGGGCAGGGTGAGCTCTATTCGAGCGCGCTCGTGATGCGTGCAGGTGAAGCGCCAACGGTTGGCTCACCGTCCGACGGCAGCCCGCTCATTCCGCTCGATGTCATGCGTGGCAAGCATTTTACCTTCAACAGCCTCGATTCCATGTCGGGCATTATCGCGCTGACGCGTGACCTGGAGGCGCTGGGCGAAAGCCTGGACATCTTCTCCGAGCGCAGCGAAAGCGGTGGCCACCGCGCCTCGATCATCGCTATTGCCGAGGGCAAGGCCGATGTCGCGGCCATCGACTGCCAGAGCTGGGCCAAGGCGCGGCGCTTCGAGCCGGCAGCGGAAGCGGTCACGGTCGTCGGCTGGACAAGGCGGCGCAAGGGCCTGCCGTTCATCACCGCCAGAACGACACCGGAAAAGATCGTGGTGGCGTTGCGCGAGGCTGTCGCGGCACTTGCATAA
- a CDS encoding M24 family metallopeptidase, with amino-acid sequence MSEPSVERRFGRHRRIMPFEPDEAGSIEALRLKSRQKAAELNQHVLGYGALAEAEWHAAGIAAPDLPAMRQYRLDRIRAELRRHEYAGALLYDPINIRYATDSTNMQLWVAHNPTRHCFVATEGPVVLFDYFSCEHLSDHSGVVDEVRPAVSWIYLYSGELTEQKVRRWAAGIADLVKQHGGGNSRIAVDRINPEGVEELARLGISIGNGEALMENARLIKSPDEILAMRRSIVACEAAMGEMEAALRPGISENELWAELHRGNIARGGEWVETRLLTSGPRTNPWFQECSSRTIAAGDLVAFDTDLIGPYGFCADLSRTWLCGDIEPTNEQRELFRIAADQIAHNISLMRPGISFRDLVERSAVPPGDCFPTRYGVLYHGVGLADEYPTLPHAIDWTEDTPDGVLVSGMVLCVESYIGRLGGREGVKIEEQILITETGNKQLSTYRLDERLLGG; translated from the coding sequence ATGAGCGAACCGAGCGTCGAGCGACGGTTCGGTCGTCACCGCAGGATCATGCCGTTCGAGCCGGACGAAGCAGGCTCGATCGAGGCGTTGCGCCTGAAGTCGCGGCAGAAGGCCGCTGAGCTCAACCAGCATGTGCTTGGTTACGGCGCACTGGCGGAAGCCGAGTGGCACGCCGCCGGCATTGCTGCTCCCGACCTGCCCGCCATGCGCCAATACCGGCTCGACCGCATCCGCGCCGAGCTGAGGCGCCACGAATATGCGGGAGCCCTGCTCTACGATCCGATCAACATCCGCTATGCGACCGACTCGACCAATATGCAGCTCTGGGTCGCGCACAATCCGACGAGACACTGTTTCGTTGCCACCGAAGGTCCGGTGGTGCTGTTCGACTATTTTTCCTGCGAGCACCTTTCCGACCACTCCGGCGTCGTCGACGAGGTGCGGCCGGCAGTGTCGTGGATATATCTCTACAGCGGCGAACTGACCGAGCAAAAAGTCCGCCGCTGGGCCGCCGGGATCGCCGATCTGGTCAAGCAGCATGGCGGCGGCAACAGCCGCATCGCCGTCGATCGCATCAATCCCGAGGGCGTCGAAGAGCTCGCCCGCCTCGGCATCTCAATCGGCAATGGCGAAGCGCTGATGGAAAACGCACGCCTGATCAAATCGCCCGACGAAATCCTGGCCATGCGCCGGTCGATCGTCGCCTGCGAGGCGGCGATGGGCGAAATGGAAGCAGCATTGAGGCCAGGAATTTCCGAAAACGAATTGTGGGCCGAACTCCACCGCGGCAACATCGCGCGTGGCGGCGAATGGGTCGAAACCCGGCTCTTGACGTCAGGCCCGCGCACCAATCCCTGGTTCCAGGAATGCTCGTCGCGAACGATCGCAGCCGGCGATCTCGTCGCTTTCGATACCGATTTGATCGGCCCTTACGGTTTTTGCGCCGACCTGTCGCGCACCTGGCTCTGCGGCGACATCGAGCCGACCAACGAGCAACGCGAGCTGTTTCGCATCGCCGCCGACCAGATCGCCCACAATATCAGCCTGATGCGGCCGGGCATATCATTCCGCGATCTTGTCGAACGCTCGGCGGTGCCGCCCGGGGATTGTTTCCCGACGCGTTACGGCGTGCTCTATCACGGCGTCGGCCTGGCCGACGAATACCCGACGCTGCCGCATGCGATCGACTGGACCGAAGACACGCCCGACGGCGTGCTTGTGTCAGGCATGGTGCTTTGCGTCGAGAGCTATATCGGCCGGCTTGGCGGACGCGAGGGCGTCAAGATCGAGGAGCAGATCCTGATCACCGAAACCGGCAACAAGCAGCTTTCGACCTATCGGCTCGACGAGCGGCTGCTCGGCGGCTGA
- a CDS encoding GcvT family protein, protein MKSHAKAVVIGGGVVGCSVLYHLAKAGWTDIMLIERSELTSGSSWHAAGGFHTLNGDPNVAKLQAYTVQLYREIEELSGQSCSLHLTGGVMMADTPERMDFLRLAHAKGRYLGMDTELITPSEAKAMFPLMDETNFVGAMWDPVEGHLDPSGTTHAYAKAARKLGAEIVLRNRVVELTQEVDGTWNVVTEQGTVKAEHVVNCGGLWAREIGRMVGVELPLLAMEHMYLLTEPMPEVEEFNKSTGREMIGVLDFKGEIYTRQERNGILLGTYEKACKPWSPLNTPWDFGHELLQPDIDRIAPSLEIGFKHFPGIEKAGIKQIINGPFTFALDGNPLVGPVQGLTNFWCACAVMAGFSQGGGVGLALSNWMVHGDPGFDVWGMDVARFGEWATLRYTNAKVRENYSRRFSIRFPNEELPAARPAQTTPLYDTMLANNAVMGDSWGLETPLWFAPKGTEPKDIVSFHRSNDFGPIGEEVRATREKVGVTEIANFAKYEVSGPGSEDFLNRLMTNRMPKTGRIVLTPMLNDFGRLIGDFTIAKAGEERFMIWSSSAAQKYHMRWFEKHLPKEGPRAPQVRIHRFDQTLVGLSIAGPKSRDLLQKLVDVDISTEAFRFMDFREMAVGGAPCMVNRITYTGDLGYEIWMAPAYQRLVYKAIKDAGEEFGLVDFGMRALLSMRLEKNFPTWFRELRPIYGPFEGAMDRFVKLEKNDFIGREAAAREQAEGPKLRRVSFIVDAADADVMGDEPIWAKVGGKDFGTVEKPHGYGAQRFDTDGKQVRGSRAAEGASAVRGIVDGDWRVVGWVTSGGYAHYIRKSMAQGYVPAALAGDESAGLFEIEILGSRRPARINVEPPFDPSGEKMRA, encoded by the coding sequence ATGAAATCTCATGCAAAAGCGGTTGTCATCGGCGGCGGTGTCGTCGGCTGCTCGGTGCTTTACCATCTGGCCAAGGCCGGCTGGACCGACATCATGCTGATCGAGCGTTCGGAGCTCACCTCCGGTTCGTCCTGGCATGCGGCGGGCGGCTTCCACACGCTCAATGGCGATCCCAATGTCGCCAAGCTGCAGGCCTATACGGTGCAACTCTACAGGGAGATCGAAGAGCTTTCCGGCCAGTCCTGCTCGCTGCACCTGACCGGTGGCGTGATGATGGCCGACACGCCCGAGCGCATGGATTTTCTGCGCCTTGCCCACGCCAAGGGCCGCTATCTCGGCATGGACACCGAGCTGATCACGCCGTCAGAGGCCAAGGCGATGTTCCCGCTGATGGACGAAACCAATTTCGTCGGCGCCATGTGGGACCCGGTCGAAGGCCATCTCGATCCTTCCGGCACCACCCACGCCTATGCCAAGGCCGCCAGGAAGCTCGGCGCCGAAATCGTCCTGCGCAACCGCGTCGTCGAGCTGACGCAGGAGGTCGACGGCACCTGGAATGTCGTTACCGAGCAAGGCACGGTCAAGGCCGAGCATGTCGTCAACTGCGGCGGCCTGTGGGCGCGCGAGATCGGCCGCATGGTCGGGGTCGAGCTGCCGCTGCTGGCCATGGAGCACATGTACCTGTTGACCGAGCCGATGCCTGAGGTCGAGGAATTCAACAAGTCGACCGGCCGCGAGATGATCGGCGTCTTGGACTTCAAGGGCGAGATCTACACCCGCCAGGAACGCAATGGCATCCTGCTCGGCACTTATGAAAAAGCCTGCAAGCCGTGGTCCCCACTCAACACGCCGTGGGACTTCGGCCATGAGCTGCTACAGCCCGACATCGACCGCATCGCACCGTCGCTCGAAATCGGCTTCAAGCATTTTCCCGGCATCGAGAAGGCCGGCATCAAGCAGATCATCAACGGTCCCTTCACCTTCGCGCTCGACGGCAACCCGCTCGTCGGCCCGGTGCAGGGCCTGACCAATTTCTGGTGCGCCTGCGCTGTCATGGCCGGTTTCTCGCAGGGCGGCGGCGTGGGGTTGGCGCTGTCGAACTGGATGGTCCATGGCGACCCCGGCTTCGACGTCTGGGGCATGGACGTGGCGCGCTTCGGCGAATGGGCGACGCTGCGCTACACCAATGCCAAGGTGCGCGAAAATTATTCGCGCCGCTTTTCCATCCGCTTTCCCAACGAGGAACTGCCGGCGGCACGCCCGGCGCAAACGACGCCGCTTTACGACACGATGCTGGCCAACAACGCCGTCATGGGCGATAGCTGGGGCCTTGAAACCCCGCTCTGGTTCGCGCCGAAAGGCACCGAGCCGAAGGACATCGTTTCGTTCCATCGCTCCAACGATTTCGGACCGATCGGCGAGGAGGTGCGCGCCACCCGCGAGAAGGTCGGCGTCACCGAGATCGCCAACTTCGCCAAATACGAAGTTTCAGGGCCGGGATCGGAAGATTTCCTCAACCGGCTGATGACCAACCGCATGCCGAAGACCGGCCGCATCGTGCTGACCCCGATGCTGAACGACTTTGGGAGGCTGATCGGCGATTTCACGATCGCCAAGGCGGGCGAAGAGCGCTTCATGATCTGGAGTTCGTCGGCGGCGCAGAAGTATCATATGCGCTGGTTCGAGAAGCACCTGCCGAAAGAGGGCCCAAGGGCGCCACAGGTCCGCATTCACCGCTTCGACCAGACGCTGGTCGGCCTCTCGATCGCCGGGCCGAAATCGCGCGACCTGCTGCAGAAACTGGTCGACGTCGACATCTCGACCGAGGCCTTCCGCTTCATGGACTTTCGCGAGATGGCGGTCGGCGGCGCGCCCTGCATGGTCAATCGCATTACCTATACCGGTGACCTCGGTTACGAGATCTGGATGGCGCCGGCCTACCAGCGCCTCGTCTACAAGGCGATCAAGGATGCCGGCGAAGAGTTCGGCCTGGTCGATTTCGGCATGCGCGCCCTGCTCTCGATGCGCCTGGAAAAGAACTTTCCGACCTGGTTCCGCGAACTGCGCCCGATCTACGGGCCGTTCGAAGGCGCGATGGACCGCTTCGTCAAGCTGGAGAAGAACGACTTCATCGGCCGCGAAGCGGCGGCCAGGGAGCAGGCGGAAGGGCCAAAACTGCGCCGTGTCTCCTTCATCGTCGATGCCGCGGATGCCGACGTGATGGGCGACGAACCGATCTGGGCCAAGGTCGGCGGCAAGGATTTTGGCACGGTGGAAAAGCCGCATGGCTATGGCGCGCAGCGTTTCGACACGGACGGCAAGCAAGTGCGTGGCTCCAGGGCCGCGGAAGGCGCTTCGGCCGTGCGCGGCATCGTCGACGGCGACTGGCGCGTGGTCGGCTGGGTCACCTCCGGCGGCTATGCCCATTATATCAGGAAATCGATGGCGCAAGGCTATGTGCCGGCGGCCTTGGCCGGCGACGAGAGCGCCGGACTGTTCGAGATCGAAATCCTTGGAAGCCGACGACCGGCCCGCATCAATGTCGAGCCGCCTTTCGACCCGAGCGGCGAGAAGATGCGAGCCTGA
- a CDS encoding trimethylamine methyltransferase family protein, producing the protein MTAALHPAEPALANDRARRGGRAGKRAGAAAAFEQPPFRQLKMPLTPTRLVSDDELESIHLASLRVLREIGVDVLHDEARRIMKAHGADVREGSERVRFDSDMIFELVSHCPSEFTIHARNPAHNVRFGGDNLIISMMASAPNCSDIDRGRRPGNQQDYRNFLKLAQMHNILNCTGGYPVEPIDIHPSVRHLECIRDLSVLTDKVFHIYSLGKERNVDGIEITRIARGISDEQLLEQPSVFTIINTNSPLKLDVPMMEGIIQMSSKGQVVIVTPFTLSGAMAPVTIAGALVQQNAEALSGIAFAQMVKKGAPVGYGGFTSNVDMKSGAPAFGTPEYMKAQLVGGQLARRYNIPYRTSNTCAANTVDAQAAYESVFSLWGAIQGGGNLMMHAAGWLEGGLRCSYEKTILDIDLLQMMAEFLTPLDLSEEALAVDAIRDVGPGGHFFGTQHTQDRYKTAFYSPIISDWRNFETWAEAGSPTAIEKANRVWKERLASYEEPYMDPAIREELDAFVDKRRSEGGAPTDF; encoded by the coding sequence ATGACCGCCGCCCTTCATCCCGCCGAACCGGCATTGGCAAACGACCGCGCCCGTCGCGGCGGCCGCGCGGGCAAGCGCGCCGGCGCAGCGGCGGCATTCGAGCAGCCGCCTTTCCGTCAGCTGAAAATGCCGCTGACGCCGACCAGGCTGGTCTCCGACGACGAGCTAGAATCGATCCACCTCGCCTCGCTGCGTGTTCTCAGGGAAATCGGCGTCGACGTGCTGCACGACGAGGCAAGGCGCATCATGAAGGCGCATGGCGCTGATGTCCGCGAAGGCAGCGAGCGGGTGCGCTTCGACAGCGACATGATATTCGAGCTGGTTTCGCACTGCCCGTCGGAATTCACCATCCATGCCCGTAATCCGGCGCACAATGTCCGCTTCGGCGGCGACAATCTGATCATCTCGATGATGGCGTCGGCGCCCAATTGCTCCGACATCGATCGCGGCCGACGGCCCGGCAACCAGCAGGACTACCGCAACTTCCTAAAACTTGCGCAGATGCACAACATCCTGAACTGCACGGGCGGCTATCCGGTCGAGCCGATCGACATCCATCCGTCCGTCCGCCACCTCGAATGCATCCGCGATCTGAGCGTGCTCACCGACAAGGTGTTCCACATCTATTCGCTCGGCAAGGAGCGCAATGTCGACGGCATCGAGATCACCAGGATCGCGCGCGGCATCAGCGACGAACAGCTTCTCGAACAGCCGTCGGTGTTCACCATCATCAACACCAATTCGCCGCTCAAGCTCGACGTGCCGATGATGGAAGGCATCATCCAGATGTCGAGCAAGGGCCAGGTCGTCATCGTGACGCCGTTCACCCTGTCGGGCGCCATGGCGCCGGTGACCATCGCCGGCGCGCTGGTGCAGCAGAATGCCGAGGCGCTGTCCGGCATTGCCTTCGCCCAGATGGTGAAGAAGGGCGCGCCCGTCGGCTATGGCGGCTTCACCTCCAACGTCGACATGAAGTCCGGCGCGCCGGCCTTCGGCACGCCAGAATACATGAAGGCGCAACTGGTCGGCGGCCAGCTCGCCCGCCGCTACAACATCCCTTACCGCACTTCCAACACCTGCGCCGCCAACACGGTCGACGCACAGGCCGCCTATGAAAGCGTGTTCTCGCTGTGGGGCGCCATCCAGGGCGGCGGCAATCTGATGATGCATGCGGCCGGCTGGCTGGAAGGCGGCCTGCGCTGCTCCTACGAGAAGACCATCCTGGACATCGATCTGCTGCAGATGATGGCCGAATTCTTGACCCCGCTCGACCTTTCGGAGGAAGCACTGGCTGTCGACGCCATCCGCGACGTCGGTCCGGGCGGCCATTTCTTCGGCACCCAGCACACCCAGGACCGCTACAAGACCGCGTTCTATTCGCCTATCATCTCCGACTGGCGCAATTTCGAGACCTGGGCGGAAGCCGGGTCGCCGACGGCCATCGAAAAAGCCAATCGGGTGTGGAAGGAGCGGCTTGCCTCCTACGAAGAGCCCTACATGGACCCGGCTATCCGCGAGGAACTCGACGCCTTCGTCGACAAACGCCGGTCCGAAGGCGGCGCGCCGACCGATTTTTGA
- a CDS encoding phospholipase D-like domain-containing protein, producing MSDVVSVRAATNNEVAFIAWDIDGMIDGCLGFEIVRIYPGTGEERCLASWVPFKGQRNKDWIPQDTGVWPVQKTFWRDLTVRRRRDSVEIRPDGEMVAYRVRPVGDMRPGLDPVPVRPEKAYSGAARPLGYLGQGAVSPTIFLGSMFGKARLAFTNGVLSTQWLSRALEDAGIKVGQRDKIRAELQRPGSKIRAYLHGEVPDVLTSLMKRAKAEGGTVRLALYELGDDELCDAIIDARDVVEVILANSGRDEQTKAWDAGNAPFRKRLRDAGVVLTDRLFNNNHIGHNKFAVYRDAQGKPQAVMTGSTNWTSTGICGQSNNAFIRDDPAMAEVFDAYWERMKADVFPPPASESAAGRVAQKQGKPFRLKNRTPNHVGGTTIWFSPNDPERSKKDISVRPVDLEDVFARIKAAKEAVLFLVFNPSRLGNNSVIDQAVAAATANPKLIVQGAISDHTAMPNYIAPTRDPVTNKSNKDGKSPFVFPEKVWEAPNVSIVRAANLTGASVARDFQAEVLTVGHAIVHDKIVIIDPMADNATVIAGSHNLGYKASYENDENMVIVKGDKTFAAAFAVHMLDVFDHYKFRAWRRTIGEGPSDNDGLSIDDKWLKPYAEGRKGAIARYFP from the coding sequence GTGTCGGATGTTGTCAGCGTGCGTGCAGCGACCAACAACGAAGTCGCCTTCATTGCTTGGGATATTGACGGAATGATTGACGGCTGTCTCGGCTTCGAGATCGTCCGCATCTATCCCGGCACCGGCGAGGAACGCTGTCTGGCGTCCTGGGTGCCTTTCAAGGGGCAACGCAACAAGGACTGGATCCCGCAGGATACCGGCGTCTGGCCGGTGCAGAAGACATTCTGGCGCGATCTTACGGTGCGGCGCCGCCGCGACAGCGTTGAAATCAGGCCGGATGGCGAAATGGTCGCCTACCGGGTGCGTCCGGTCGGCGACATGCGGCCGGGCCTCGATCCGGTGCCGGTGCGCCCCGAGAAAGCCTATAGCGGAGCGGCGCGGCCGCTCGGCTATCTCGGACAAGGCGCCGTCAGTCCGACCATCTTCCTGGGATCGATGTTCGGCAAGGCGCGGCTCGCCTTCACCAACGGCGTGCTGTCGACGCAATGGCTGTCGCGCGCGCTGGAGGACGCCGGCATCAAGGTCGGGCAGCGCGACAAGATCAGGGCCGAGCTTCAGCGTCCCGGCAGCAAGATACGCGCCTATCTTCACGGCGAGGTTCCGGATGTGCTCACCAGCCTGATGAAACGGGCCAAGGCCGAGGGCGGCACTGTCAGGCTTGCCCTCTATGAGCTTGGCGACGACGAGCTGTGCGACGCGATCATCGACGCCAGGGATGTCGTCGAGGTCATTCTTGCGAATTCGGGCAGGGATGAACAAACCAAGGCGTGGGACGCGGGTAACGCGCCGTTCAGAAAGCGGCTGCGCGACGCCGGCGTCGTGCTGACCGATCGTCTGTTCAACAACAACCATATCGGCCATAACAAGTTTGCCGTCTACCGCGACGCCCAGGGCAAGCCGCAAGCGGTCATGACCGGCAGCACCAATTGGACGTCGACCGGCATTTGTGGACAGTCCAACAACGCCTTCATCCGCGACGACCCCGCCATGGCCGAAGTGTTCGATGCCTATTGGGAGCGGATGAAGGCCGACGTGTTCCCGCCGCCGGCGAGCGAAAGTGCGGCCGGACGTGTGGCGCAGAAGCAAGGCAAGCCGTTTCGCCTGAAGAATCGCACACCGAATCATGTCGGTGGAACCACCATCTGGTTCTCGCCAAACGATCCCGAGCGCAGCAAAAAGGACATCTCGGTGCGGCCTGTCGATCTCGAAGACGTTTTCGCACGGATCAAGGCGGCGAAGGAGGCCGTGCTGTTTCTCGTGTTCAATCCTTCGCGGCTTGGCAACAATTCGGTCATCGATCAGGCGGTCGCGGCGGCGACGGCGAATCCAAAGCTGATCGTGCAAGGCGCAATCAGCGATCACACCGCCATGCCAAACTATATTGCCCCGACCAGGGATCCAGTCACCAACAAATCGAACAAGGACGGGAAGTCGCCATTCGTCTTTCCGGAGAAGGTCTGGGAGGCGCCGAACGTCTCCATCGTCAGGGCGGCCAACCTGACGGGGGCCTCCGTTGCGCGGGATTTCCAGGCGGAAGTGCTGACCGTCGGCCATGCGATCGTGCACGACAAGATCGTCATCATCGATCCGATGGCCGACAACGCGACCGTCATCGCCGGCAGCCACAACCTTGGCTACAAGGCGTCCTATGAAAACGACGAGAACATGGTGATCGTCAAAGGCGACAAGACGTTCGCTGCGGCCTTTGCGGTGCATATGCTCGATGTGTTCGACCACTACAAGTTCCGCGCCTGGCGCAGAACGATTGGAGAAGGACCGTCGGACAATGACGGGCTCTCCATCGACGACAAGTGGCTGAAGCCTTACGCGGAGGGCAGGAAGGGGGCGATTGCCCGGTATTTTCCGTAA